A window of Prolixibacter sp. SD074 contains these coding sequences:
- a CDS encoding glycosyltransferase family 39 protein: MGRKISIIKNSNFYAFGVLGLIVLRAVSNWIIPLMDKTEARYAEIARIMVDSNNWVTPQIDYGVPFWAKPPLSTWLSAISMKIFGINEFAVRLPSLILSIVIVILVGQFAKQKKLPFFLPGFILLTIPEFLLHAGVVSTDVSLAFCVTIMMLSFWITMNQEKPSYWRYLFFVAMGFGFLAKGPIVLILTMPPIILWVLLFNEYRSGIKKFPWILGALIALAIAVPWYYLAELRTKGFLDYFIVGEHFKRFFDSSWKGDKYGFPKTQPFGIIWVFLFIFSLPWIQLVFFKLWKFRANLSKDKWLVFLLFWLLWTPFFFTFSKSLIHTYILPVMVPVALLVVHFWDSDSIKRQRMMVITSLIVPFLVIVTLLIGLVNNNLEQYSNTDKFLLKGQVQNSDVNLYYFGKKSYSSQFYSHGKIKSVSFDELSGKLKTDHPFEIIIPDKFLTKVKESDLKKLRVVKSNAKKHLYIYEEGND, encoded by the coding sequence ATGGGAAGAAAAATTAGCATTATTAAGAATTCAAATTTTTATGCCTTTGGTGTTCTTGGCTTAATCGTTTTAAGAGCTGTCTCGAACTGGATTATTCCGCTAATGGATAAAACAGAAGCCAGATATGCTGAAATTGCAAGAATAATGGTGGACTCAAATAATTGGGTAACTCCTCAAATTGATTATGGGGTTCCTTTTTGGGCTAAACCACCATTGTCTACATGGCTTTCCGCGATTAGTATGAAAATTTTTGGTATTAACGAGTTTGCCGTAAGGCTGCCATCCCTGATATTGAGTATCGTAATCGTAATTTTAGTAGGTCAATTTGCAAAACAAAAGAAATTACCATTTTTCTTACCCGGTTTTATTCTTTTAACGATTCCTGAATTTTTATTACATGCAGGAGTAGTTTCCACTGATGTTTCTCTGGCTTTTTGTGTAACTATTATGATGCTTTCCTTTTGGATTACCATGAACCAGGAAAAACCATCATATTGGCGTTACCTCTTTTTTGTGGCAATGGGTTTTGGTTTTTTAGCCAAAGGTCCAATTGTCCTGATACTTACCATGCCCCCAATTATTCTTTGGGTGCTACTGTTTAATGAGTATCGCAGTGGAATAAAGAAATTTCCCTGGATATTAGGCGCTCTTATTGCCTTAGCAATAGCAGTTCCATGGTATTATTTGGCAGAGTTAAGAACCAAAGGATTTCTTGATTATTTTATCGTAGGAGAACATTTTAAACGATTTTTTGATTCCAGCTGGAAAGGCGACAAATATGGTTTTCCAAAGACACAACCTTTCGGAATTATTTGGGTCTTTCTGTTCATTTTTAGCCTTCCGTGGATACAACTAGTATTTTTTAAACTTTGGAAATTCAGGGCAAATTTAAGTAAGGATAAATGGCTGGTTTTTTTGTTGTTTTGGCTATTGTGGACTCCTTTCTTTTTCACATTCTCAAAAAGTCTTATTCATACTTATATACTTCCTGTAATGGTGCCTGTTGCCTTGCTGGTTGTTCATTTTTGGGATAGTGATAGTATTAAGCGTCAAAGAATGATGGTTATTACAAGCTTAATTGTGCCATTTTTAGTTATTGTTACTCTTCTAATTGGGCTTGTAAACAATAATTTAGAGCAATACAGCAATACCGATAAATTTTTACTCAAAGGGCAAGTGCAGAATTCAGATGTAAACCTTTACTATTTCGGTAAAAAAAGTTATTCGAGCCAGTTTTACAGTCATGGAAAAATAAAGAGTGTTTCTTTTGATGAATTAAGTGGAAAATTAAAGACGGATCACCCATTCGAAATTATTATTCCGGATAAATTTTTGACGAAAGTTAAAGAGTCTGATCTGAAAAAGCTTAGGGTCGTAAAGTCCAATGCCAAAAAGCATTTATATATTTACGAAGAGGGAAATGATTAA
- a CDS encoding DUF4251 domain-containing protein, translating into MKTKAIIMMMSIMLGLGVMTQSYAQDTHTNVEKNLSRKARRELRKKERIAADQYMFQSAKAALKDGNWVLESNRLITKWGNTIPVDSNTNFVELQNGTAYMQLAFAGHNGPNGMGGITLKGKPTQIKMSTDKNGDVYYQMSVIGNALTADIIVRLGNGDNYASAQVNAITSGAQLEFAGQLVPASDSTVYRSGMDF; encoded by the coding sequence ATGAAAACTAAAGCAATTATTATGATGATGAGTATCATGCTCGGACTTGGAGTCATGACACAAAGCTATGCACAGGATACGCATACTAACGTTGAAAAGAACCTGTCGCGGAAAGCAAGAAGAGAACTACGGAAAAAAGAACGAATTGCCGCTGACCAGTATATGTTTCAGAGTGCAAAAGCTGCATTGAAAGATGGCAATTGGGTATTGGAATCCAATCGGTTAATTACCAAATGGGGAAACACCATACCTGTTGATAGTAACACAAATTTTGTCGAACTACAAAATGGTACAGCCTATATGCAATTAGCCTTTGCCGGACACAATGGTCCAAACGGAATGGGAGGAATTACGCTGAAAGGCAAGCCTACTCAAATCAAAATGAGCACGGATAAAAATGGGGACGTATACTACCAAATGTCCGTAATTGGCAATGCACTAACTGCTGATATCATCGTCAGGCTAGGAAATGGAGATAATTACGCGAGCGCCCAGGTAAATGCAATTACCAGTGGTGCCCAACTCGAATTTGCCGGACAACTGGTACCAGCGAGCGATTCGACAGTTTACAGAAGTGGAATGGATTTCTAA
- a CDS encoding YncE family protein: MKRNFLHISAAIFLLSTLLSGCMNDNAWIGAHRQGQSGQLLSNFGVFIVNEGNFMSGNATLSFYDKATGQTINNLFYATNGLPLGDVGQSMSILDSLGYIAINNSGKIYVINTKTGEYSGKITGLTSPRYIHFVNYEKAYATDLYASAITIFNPATFRVTGTIPTPGHTSTEQMVQVGATLYVTCWSADNTILKIDTGNDTVTGEIKVGTQPKGLVKDKNNQLWVLCDGNYGGTTSGSHQAKLQQVNPETGQIEKSFALSSENIASDLTINATRDTLYFINNDVWQMPVTASQLPAAPVLKNPGTIYYSLGVDPDNSDIYVSDAIDYLQRGLVYRLTAKGVPIDTLKTGIIPGAFCFK, translated from the coding sequence ATGAAGAGAAATTTCCTCCATATATCCGCTGCAATTTTCCTGCTAAGTACTCTACTTTCGGGATGCATGAACGACAATGCCTGGATAGGTGCACACCGGCAGGGCCAATCCGGCCAGTTGCTTTCCAACTTCGGGGTATTCATTGTCAACGAAGGGAATTTCATGTCGGGGAATGCTACCCTCTCCTTTTACGATAAAGCCACCGGCCAAACCATCAACAACCTGTTTTACGCCACAAACGGCCTTCCCCTGGGCGACGTGGGCCAATCGATGAGTATTCTCGATTCGCTGGGATACATTGCTATCAACAATTCGGGGAAAATCTATGTCATCAATACCAAAACGGGGGAATATTCCGGGAAAATCACCGGCCTAACTTCACCGCGCTACATCCATTTTGTTAATTATGAAAAAGCCTACGCGACCGATTTGTATGCTTCCGCAATTACTATTTTCAATCCGGCCACCTTCCGGGTAACCGGGACCATACCCACGCCCGGTCATACCTCGACCGAGCAAATGGTACAGGTTGGTGCCACGCTTTATGTCACCTGCTGGTCGGCGGATAATACCATTTTGAAAATCGATACCGGAAACGATACCGTGACCGGAGAAATTAAGGTGGGTACGCAACCCAAAGGACTAGTGAAAGATAAAAACAACCAGCTCTGGGTTTTGTGTGACGGGAATTACGGAGGGACAACATCCGGTAGTCACCAGGCCAAGTTGCAGCAGGTTAATCCGGAAACCGGGCAAATTGAAAAGTCGTTCGCGCTTAGCTCCGAAAATATTGCTTCGGATTTGACCATCAACGCCACACGCGACACGTTGTATTTCATCAATAACGATGTGTGGCAAATGCCCGTCACCGCATCACAGCTTCCGGCGGCGCCGGTATTAAAAAACCCCGGGACCATCTACTACAGCCTCGGGGTCGACCCGGACAACTCGGACATCTATGTGAGCGATGCCATCGATTACCTGCAACGTGGGTTGGTGTACCGGTTAACCGCCAAAGGAGTTCCTATTGATACACTTAAAACAGGAATCATTCCAGGAGCCTTTTGTTTCAAATAG
- a CDS encoding phosphatase PAP2 family protein, translating to MANRFLLFVFLTMMMGNARAATEFHMQKGEGSKIITENVGVSGNTNSLLTTQTDVYGYWQQKMQKDSLQQEPGNKTCPVFVRKAILPTGLIAAGLITMAVPSHTALSKYTIHDTMHGWNPNFHTTADNYLQYAPAVITLGLSAAGLKGRNDLLNQSLILAKSELLMTLVVQGIKRTSKVERPYGGVFTSFPSGHTAQAFLSATFLAKEYGHISPWISVGGYVTAAGVGVLRMMNNKHWISDVLAGAGIGILSVEFVYLTHQHRWGKKSNLVFAPTMYHKGGGVALAYTF from the coding sequence ATGGCTAATCGATTTTTGTTGTTTGTTTTTCTGACGATGATGATGGGAAATGCCCGTGCAGCCACGGAATTTCACATGCAGAAGGGGGAGGGTAGCAAAATCATCACTGAAAATGTTGGTGTATCCGGTAATACCAACTCTTTGTTGACAACGCAAACCGATGTTTATGGTTACTGGCAGCAGAAGATGCAAAAAGACAGTCTTCAGCAAGAGCCCGGAAATAAAACGTGTCCTGTCTTTGTTCGAAAAGCCATTCTTCCTACCGGGTTAATAGCGGCAGGATTGATTACCATGGCTGTTCCAAGTCATACCGCATTAAGTAAATACACCATTCATGATACCATGCATGGATGGAATCCTAATTTTCATACAACGGCTGACAATTATCTGCAATATGCGCCGGCAGTGATAACGCTGGGCCTTAGTGCCGCTGGTTTAAAAGGCCGCAACGATTTGCTTAACCAGAGTTTAATTCTCGCCAAGTCTGAATTGTTGATGACGTTGGTGGTTCAGGGAATCAAACGAACCTCTAAAGTAGAGCGTCCTTATGGAGGAGTATTCACATCCTTTCCGTCTGGTCATACTGCCCAGGCATTCCTCTCGGCCACTTTCCTGGCCAAAGAATACGGTCATATTTCCCCGTGGATTAGTGTGGGAGGTTATGTTACTGCTGCCGGCGTTGGCGTCCTGCGCATGATGAACAATAAGCACTGGATTTCGGACGTACTGGCCGGGGCTGGTATCGGAATTCTCTCGGTGGAGTTTGTATACCTCACACATCAACACCGCTGGGGAAAGAAAAGTAACCTGGTGTTTGCTCCGACGATGTATCACAAAGGAGGCGGTGTTGCGCTTGCTTATACATTTTAA
- a CDS encoding TonB-dependent siderophore receptor has translation MQTKSEPDVQATRICNGFMKRLPIVLLLLIPFCLELRAQSLSDTLKIKEVTVISKHLQKKEEAGLIRSDVDSVAMITAMNATLSELISENTPIFIKTYGRGALATASFRGTAPSHTQVEWNGINLNSPMLGMVDFSTIPVYFIDKVSILHGSGSLTEKSGALGGTIDLQSNVDWNNRFSGSVLSGIGSYQSYDEFFQVKTGNRKIQFKTKAFLSQSANDFPYRNKFIAGIDPETGKYIYPEERNKNADYRNYGVLQEIYYRPDDKDIISGHYWYQHNSRSIPQLMTNETSGDGGVNRQTDQIHRVVAEWNHYGAKTTLKVSSGVNFDKMNYWLKANVNGTSGQVIVDSWSNAKSWFNKVLFTYRESQDFSASAGIDVDRHEVNSQNYAPLASDYGYRQSRLESSAHVQFSKKLGERFTSTFLLRQDLYDSKAAPIMPLIGMEYKLLANKNLYLKGNVSRNYHQPSLNDLYYIPGGNPDLKPEEGYTGDLGFTYEENLVHIRLYTALSAYTSKIDNWIIWLPTNKGYWEPSNMKKVDASGLEYQLSLEGEKGLWHWHFNGNYAYTRSINRDEPVNWADESIGKQLPFIPQHSANLSVNLSRKGYHITYQWNYYSERYTTTSNEKTTSLDYLYPYFMNDLFAGKDWHWKTYRLGVELKIFNLLNEEYRTVLQRPMPRRNYTLLVRFDF, from the coding sequence ATGCAAACTAAGTCGGAGCCAGACGTACAGGCAACTCGTATTTGCAACGGTTTTATGAAGCGCCTGCCCATCGTGTTGCTGCTACTCATTCCTTTCTGTCTGGAGCTGCGGGCACAGTCACTGTCGGATACCCTGAAAATAAAAGAGGTCACCGTCATTAGCAAGCATCTCCAGAAAAAGGAGGAAGCGGGATTAATTCGCTCGGACGTCGATTCGGTGGCCATGATAACAGCCATGAATGCAACCCTTTCGGAGCTCATCTCCGAAAATACACCCATATTCATTAAGACCTACGGGCGCGGAGCACTGGCCACCGCTTCCTTCCGGGGAACCGCACCATCGCATACACAGGTGGAATGGAACGGTATCAACCTGAACTCACCCATGTTGGGAATGGTCGATTTTTCCACCATCCCGGTTTATTTCATCGACAAGGTCAGTATTCTGCACGGTTCGGGCTCGCTCACCGAAAAGAGCGGAGCGCTGGGCGGCACCATCGATCTGCAAAGCAATGTCGACTGGAACAACCGTTTTTCGGGAAGCGTCCTCTCCGGTATCGGCAGCTATCAATCGTACGACGAATTCTTCCAGGTGAAAACCGGAAACCGGAAAATACAATTCAAAACCAAAGCCTTTCTCAGCCAGTCGGCCAACGATTTTCCTTACCGAAATAAATTCATTGCTGGCATCGACCCGGAAACGGGAAAGTACATTTACCCCGAAGAGCGAAACAAAAACGCCGATTACCGCAATTACGGCGTATTGCAGGAAATTTATTACCGCCCGGATGACAAGGATATTATTTCGGGCCATTACTGGTACCAGCACAATTCGCGCAGCATTCCGCAGCTGATGACCAACGAAACCTCAGGCGACGGAGGCGTTAACCGGCAAACCGACCAGATTCACCGTGTGGTCGCCGAATGGAATCACTACGGTGCCAAAACCACCTTGAAAGTAAGCAGTGGCGTTAACTTCGACAAGATGAACTACTGGCTCAAAGCCAACGTCAACGGAACATCGGGGCAGGTCATTGTCGATTCTTGGTCGAATGCCAAGAGCTGGTTCAACAAGGTATTGTTCACCTACCGGGAAAGCCAGGATTTTTCGGCCTCAGCCGGAATTGATGTCGACCGGCATGAGGTCAACTCCCAAAATTATGCCCCACTGGCTTCAGACTATGGTTATCGACAATCGCGGCTCGAAAGTTCGGCCCATGTGCAGTTCAGCAAGAAACTCGGGGAGCGGTTCACTTCCACCTTCCTGTTAAGGCAGGATTTATATGACAGCAAAGCCGCCCCGATTATGCCTTTAATTGGGATGGAATACAAACTACTGGCGAATAAAAACCTCTACCTGAAAGGAAATGTGTCCCGCAATTATCACCAGCCTTCGCTGAACGACTTGTACTACATCCCCGGAGGAAACCCCGACCTGAAACCGGAGGAAGGTTACACCGGCGATTTGGGATTCACTTACGAAGAAAACTTGGTGCATATCCGTCTATACACGGCGTTAAGCGCCTATACGTCGAAAATCGACAACTGGATCATCTGGCTGCCCACCAACAAAGGTTACTGGGAGCCATCGAACATGAAGAAAGTAGATGCCAGTGGCCTGGAATACCAGCTTTCGCTGGAAGGAGAAAAAGGGCTATGGCACTGGCACTTCAACGGGAATTATGCTTACACCCGCTCCATCAACCGTGATGAGCCGGTGAACTGGGCCGACGAGTCGATTGGCAAACAGTTACCATTTATTCCGCAGCATTCGGCCAACCTGTCGGTAAATCTTTCCCGGAAGGGATACCACATTACCTACCAGTGGAATTACTACAGCGAACGCTACACGACCACCAGCAACGAAAAAACCACCTCACTCGATTACCTCTATCCTTATTTCATGAACGACCTGTTTGCCGGCAAAGACTGGCACTGGAAAACGTACCGGTTGGGGGTGGAATTGAAAATCTTTAACCTGCTCAACGAAGAGTACCGCACCGTGTTGCAACGCCCCATGCCACGCCGGAATTACACGCTGTTGGTTCGGTTTGACTTTTAA
- a CDS encoding DUF4251 domain-containing protein, protein MKTKLVIMLMGVLLGLGTATQVYAQNSDSMMTRQEKKAIRKKQREAANMSQFEQAKQALENGDWVLEANRLYTKWGQLINVSDQTNFVSLENNTAYMQLAFNGYTGPNGIGGITLKGKPTQIKMTEDKDGNITYKMSVIGNALTADITVKLSKGNNFADAEVNAATTSARLRFAGQLVPLDQSTTYRSGMDF, encoded by the coding sequence ATGAAAACAAAATTAGTCATAATGCTGATGGGAGTCCTGCTGGGACTTGGTACCGCCACGCAGGTATATGCGCAAAACTCAGACTCAATGATGACACGTCAGGAGAAAAAAGCGATAAGGAAAAAGCAACGCGAAGCAGCTAACATGTCTCAATTCGAACAGGCCAAACAAGCGCTCGAAAACGGCGACTGGGTGTTGGAAGCCAATCGCCTCTACACCAAATGGGGGCAGCTGATCAATGTGAGTGATCAAACCAATTTCGTTTCGTTGGAAAATAATACTGCTTATATGCAATTGGCTTTTAACGGTTATACAGGCCCAAACGGAATCGGAGGTATTACACTCAAAGGAAAACCCACTCAAATCAAAATGACAGAAGACAAAGATGGTAATATCACTTACAAGATGTCTGTCATCGGCAACGCTTTAACAGCCGATATCACGGTGAAGTTGAGCAAAGGAAATAATTTTGCCGACGCAGAAGTCAATGCGGCAACAACCAGTGCCCGGCTCCGTTTTGCCGGCCAGTTAGTTCCACTCGACCAGTCAACCACTTACCGAAGTGGGATGGACTTCTAA
- a CDS encoding glycosyltransferase, whose product MEEIKKNTLIIVVPCFNESQRIPTNEFISFLKKDNHTKIVFSDDGSTDNTIQVLKEIQNSNKDKVFIVSLNQNQGKAEAVREGVLFCFRNDLDFDSIAYLDADLSTSLEECLFISNEINENILFSFGSRILKIDTNIERKLFRHLTGRIIATIISEMLRITVYDTQCGCKVFKQSLAKEVFREKFISKWLFDVEIFYRIIHLYDRVKIQNISKEIPLKSWIAGAESKVKITYFFRMWFDLFFIYRKYNGKKN is encoded by the coding sequence ATGGAAGAAATAAAAAAGAATACCCTAATAATAGTAGTTCCTTGCTTCAATGAATCACAAAGGATTCCTACAAATGAATTTATCAGTTTTTTAAAAAAAGACAATCATACAAAGATTGTATTTTCTGATGACGGTTCTACGGACAATACAATTCAAGTTCTTAAGGAAATTCAAAACTCAAACAAGGACAAAGTGTTTATTGTCTCATTAAATCAAAACCAAGGTAAGGCTGAGGCTGTTAGGGAAGGTGTTTTGTTTTGTTTTAGAAATGATTTGGATTTTGATAGCATCGCATATCTTGATGCTGATCTTTCAACCTCTCTGGAGGAATGTCTGTTCATCAGCAATGAAATAAATGAAAATATCCTATTTTCATTTGGGTCAAGAATTTTAAAAATAGATACCAATATTGAGCGAAAGTTGTTTCGGCACCTGACCGGACGAATAATTGCTACCATAATTTCTGAGATGCTGAGAATTACAGTCTACGATACGCAATGTGGTTGTAAGGTCTTTAAGCAAAGCCTGGCAAAGGAAGTATTCAGAGAGAAATTCATTTCCAAATGGTTATTTGATGTGGAAATATTTTATCGAATAATCCATCTATACGATAGAGTAAAAATCCAAAACATTTCAAAGGAGATTCCTTTGAAATCATGGATAGCGGGAGCTGAGTCAAAGGTGAAGATTACTTATTTTTTTCGGATGTGGTTTGATTTGTTTTTCATTTACAGAAAATATAATGGGAAGAAAAATTAG
- a CDS encoding PKD-like domain-containing protein, whose amino-acid sequence MKKRISLSYTLFAGLLFLISCSKNNSPLLPEITMDIPSQGYEVAAGDQLSLVAQASNADGASYRWTSNGQVVSQEQTYNFSSDVPGVYQIGLNVATAQGAASTQFKVTVTSSPYITKVFEYQYGPGQHASILTTSESNNLVGSPWADGKSFVHLGGWGGYIVAGFDHKVKNRDGYDFAVYAQPGASSEPGVVYVMKDTNGNGKPDDGNWLQLKGSEYDNAETVHNYEVTYYKPANGGNVTWEDNQGNTGELVPNYGTDSWWWAGYGDKTEVNFNGERLPDAYVNTSTNDSTENWALGDGLFAWGYAETYNNQDYDTSLKANRFDISNAVNADGPPANLDGIDFIKVQSSVFQISGWLNEVSTEVSGAADLNMLDNAN is encoded by the coding sequence ATGAAAAAAAGAATTTCACTCAGCTACACCCTGTTTGCAGGGCTGCTCTTTTTGATCTCCTGCAGCAAAAACAACTCCCCGCTTCTACCTGAAATTACCATGGATATTCCCAGTCAGGGATACGAGGTAGCAGCTGGAGATCAACTTTCGCTGGTGGCACAAGCCAGTAATGCCGATGGTGCATCTTATCGCTGGACCAGCAACGGGCAGGTGGTATCTCAGGAACAAACCTACAATTTCAGCTCTGATGTTCCGGGCGTTTATCAGATCGGATTAAATGTGGCTACGGCACAGGGGGCCGCCTCAACTCAGTTCAAGGTAACAGTTACCTCGTCTCCTTATATCACAAAAGTGTTCGAATACCAATACGGTCCGGGGCAGCACGCCTCCATTTTAACAACCAGCGAAAGCAACAATTTGGTTGGCAGCCCCTGGGCCGATGGTAAAAGTTTTGTGCATCTCGGAGGTTGGGGCGGATACATCGTTGCCGGTTTCGACCATAAGGTAAAAAACCGCGATGGCTACGATTTTGCCGTTTATGCGCAACCGGGTGCTTCCTCCGAGCCGGGTGTGGTTTACGTGATGAAGGACACCAATGGAAATGGAAAGCCCGATGATGGCAATTGGCTTCAGTTGAAAGGCAGCGAATATGACAATGCAGAAACGGTCCACAACTACGAAGTAACCTATTACAAGCCCGCAAACGGTGGCAATGTAACCTGGGAAGACAACCAGGGCAACACGGGCGAACTGGTTCCCAATTACGGTACCGATAGTTGGTGGTGGGCAGGTTACGGCGATAAAACCGAAGTAAATTTTAATGGCGAACGGCTTCCCGATGCTTATGTGAATACCAGTACCAACGATAGTACAGAAAACTGGGCATTAGGCGATGGCTTGTTTGCCTGGGGATATGCCGAAACTTACAACAATCAGGATTACGATACCAGTCTGAAAGCAAACCGTTTTGACATATCGAATGCTGTGAACGCCGATGGCCCGCCGGCCAACCTCGATGGCATCGATTTCATAAAAGTGCAGAGCAGTGTGTTCCAAATTTCCGGATGGCTGAACGAGGTTTCAACCGAAGTGAGTGGCGCTGCCGACCTGAATATGCTGGACAATGCAAACTAA